In one Phyllostomus discolor isolate MPI-MPIP mPhyDis1 chromosome 8, mPhyDis1.pri.v3, whole genome shotgun sequence genomic region, the following are encoded:
- the RAPGEF2 gene encoding rap guanine nucleotide exchange factor 2 isoform X13, with translation MKPLAVPANHGVMGQQEKHSLPADFTKLHLTDSLHPQVTHVSSSHSGCSITSDSGSSSLSDIYQATESEAGDMDLSGLPETAVDSEDDDDEEDIERASDPLMSRDIVRDCLEKDPIDRTDDDIEQLLEFMHQLPAFANMTMSVRRELCAVMVFAVVERAGTIVLNDGEELDSWSVILNGSVEVTYPDGKAEILCMGNSFGVSPTMDKEYMKGVMRTKVDDCQFVCIAQQDYCRILNQVEKNMQKVEEEGEIVMVKEHRELDRTGTRKGHIVIKGTSERLTMHLVEEHSVVDPTFIEDFLLTYRTFLSSPMEVGKKLLEWFNDPSLRDKVTRVVLLWVNNHFNDFEGDPAMTRFLEEFENNLEREKMGGHLRLLNIACAAKAKRRLMTLTKPSREAPLPFILLGGSEKGFGIFVDSVDSGSKATEAGLKRGDQILEVNGQNFENIQLSKAMEILRNNTHLSITVKTNLFVFKELLTRLSEEKRNGAPHLPKIGDIKKASRYSIPDLAVDVEQVIGLEKVNKKSKANTVGGRNKLKKILDKTRISILPQKPYNDIGIGQSQDDSIVGLRQTKHIPTALPVSGTLSSSNPDLLQSHHRILDFSTTPDLPDQVLRVFKADQQSRYIMISKDTTAKEVVIQAIREFAVTATPDQYSLCEVSVTPEGVIKQRRLPDQLSKLADRIQLSGRYYLKNNMETETLCSDEDAQELLRESQISLLQLSTVEVATQLSMRNFELFRNIEPTEYIDDLFKLKSKTSCANLKKFEEVINQETFWVASEILRETNQLKRMKIIKHFIKIALHCRECKNFNSMFAIISGLNLAPVARLRTTWEKLPNKYEKLFQDLQDLFDPSRNMAKYRNVLNSQNLQPPIIPLFPVIKKDLTFLHEGNDSKVDGLVNFEKLRMIAKEIRHVGRMASVNMDPALMFRTRKKKWRSLGSLSQGSTNATVLDVAQTGGHKKRVRRSSFLNAKKLYEDAQMARKVKQYLSNLELEMDEESLQTLSLQCEPATNTLPKNPGDKKPVKTETSPVAPRAGSQQKAQAQSQPQQPQPAHKAGQGLQVPAVSLYPSRKKVPVKDLPPFGINSPQALKKILSLSEEGSLERHKKQAEDTISNASSQLSSPPTSPQSSPRKGYTLAPSGTVDNFSDSGHSEISSRSSIVSNSSFDSVPVSLHDERRQRHSVSIVETNLGVGRMERRTVIEPDQYSLGSYGPMSESRGLYATATVISSPSTEELSQDQGDRASLDAADSGRGSWTSCSSGSHDNIQTIQHQRSWETLPFGHTHFDYSGDPASVWASSSHMDQFMFSDHSTKYNRQNQSRESLEQAQSRASWASSTGYWGEDSEGDTGTIKRRGGKDVSIEAESSMPSVTTEETKPVPMPAHIAVTSTTAKGLIARKEGRYREPPPTPPGYIGIPITDFPEGHSHPTRKPPDYNVALQRSRMIARPSDAAGPSPPQQQQQQPPPPPHTHAAGGRPVNKPQWHKPNECDPRLGPYQSQGFSTEEDEDEQVSAV, from the exons GCCACAGAAAGTGAGGCTGGTGATATGGACCTGAGTGGGTTGCCAGAGACAGCAGTGGATTCTGAGGACGACGATGACGAAGAAGACATCGAGAGGGCATCGGACCCTCTGATGAGTAGGGACATTGTGCGGGACTGTCTGGAGAAGGACCCAATTGACAGGACAGACGATGACATTG AACAACTCTTGGAATTTATGCACCAGTTGCCTGCGTTTGCCAACATGACAATGTCGGTGAGACGCGAACTCTGTGCTGTGATGGTCTTTGCAGTGGTGGAAAGAGCGGGGACCATAGTGTTAAATGATGGTGAAGAG ctggattcctggtcagtgATTCTGAATGGTTCTGTAGAAGTGACTTATCCAGATGGAAAAGCAGAAATACTATGTATGGGAAATAGTTTTGGTGTCTCTCCTACCATGGACAAAGAGTACATGAAAGGAGTAATGAGGACAAAGGTGGATGACTGCCAG TTTGTCTGCATTGCCCAGCAAGATTATTGCCGTATTCTCAACCAAGTAGAAAAGAACATGCAAaaagtggaggaggaaggagaaattgTTATGGTGAAAGAACACCGAGAGCTTGATCGAACGGGGACAAGAAAGGGACACATCGTCATCAAG GGCACCTCAGAAAGATTAACAATGCATTTGGTGGAAGAGCATTCGGTGGTGGATCCAACGTTCATAGAAGACTTCCTGTTGACCTACAGGACTTTTCTTTCCAGCCCAATGGAAGTGGGCAAAAAGTTATTGGAGTGGTTCAATGACCCGAGCCTCAGGGATAAG GTTACACGGGTAGTATTATTGTGGGTAAATAATCACTTCAATGACTTTGAAGGAGATCCTGCGATGACTCGATTTCTAGAAGAGTTTGAAAATAATCTGGAAAGAGAG AAAATGGGTGGGCATCTAAGGCTGTTAAATATTGCCTGTGCGGCTAAAGCAAAAAGAAGACTCATGACGTTAACGAAACCCTCCCGAGAAGCTCCCCTGCCTTTCATCTTACTCGGGGGCTCCGAGAAGGGATTTGGAATTTTCGTGGACAGCGTGGACTCGGGCAGCAAAGCGACCGAAGCAGGCTTGAAACGAGGGGATCAG aTATTAGAAGTAAATGgtcaaaactttgaaaatatccAGCTGTCAAAAGCCATGGAAATTCTTAGAAATAACACACATTTGTCTATCACTGTGAAAACCAATTTATTTG TATTTAAAGAACTTCTAACAAGACTgtcagaagagaaaagaaatggtgCCCCTCACCTTCCTAAAATTGGAGACATCAAAAAGGCCAGCCGCTACTCCATTCCGGATCTGGCTGTAGATGTAGAACAAGTGATAGGacttgaaaaagtaaataaaaagagtaaagcCAACACTGTTGGAGGCAGGAACAAGCTAAAGAAGATACTCGACAAGACTCGGATCAGTATCTTGCCACAGAAACCATACAA tGATATTGGGATTGGTCAATCTCAAGACGACAGCATCGTAGGATTGAGGCAGACGAAACACATCCCGACTGCATTGCCCGTCAGTGGAACCTTATCGTCTAGTAATCCTGATTTACTGCAGTCACATCACCGCATTTTAGACTTCAGTACTACTCCAG aCTTGCCAGATCAAGTGTTAAGGGTTTTCAAGGCTGATCAGCAAAGCCGATACATCATGATCAGTAAGGACACCACGGCGAAGGAAGTGGTCATCCAGGCCATCAGGGAGTTTGCTGTGACTGCCACTCCAGACCAGTACTCGCTGTGTGAGGTCTCTGTCACACCCGAGGGAGTAATCAAACAAAGGCGACTTCCAGACCAGCTTTCCAAACTTGCCGATAGGATACAACTGAGTGGAAG ATATTACTTGAAAAACAACATGGAAACAGAAACCCTTTGTTCAGATGAAGATGCTCAGGAGTTGCTGAGGGAGAGTCAGATTTCTCTGCTGCAGCTCAGCACTGTGGAAGTTGCCACACAACTTTCCATGCGAAATTTTGAACTCTTCCGCAACATTGAACCTACTGAATATATAGATGATTTATTTAAACTGAAATCAAAAACCAGCTGTGCCAACCTGAAGAAATTTGAAGAAGTCATTAACCAGGAAACATTTTGGGTAGCATCCGAAATTCTGAGAGAGACAAACCAGCTGAAGAGGATGAAGATCATTAAGCATTTCATCAAGATAGCTCTGCACTGCAGGGAATGCAAGAATTTTAACTCAATGTTTGCAATCATCAG tggCCTAAACCTGGCACCAGTAGCAAGATTGCGAACCACCTGGGAAAAACTTCCCAATAAATATGAAAAGCTATTTCAAGATCTCCAAGACCTATTTGATCCTTCCAGAAACATGGCAAAATATCGCAATGTCCTCAATAGTCAAAACCTACAGCCTCCCATAATCCCTTTGTTCCCAGTTATCAAGAAGGATCTCACATTTCTTCATGAAG GAAATGACTCAAAAGTTGATGGGCTGGTCAATTTTGAGAAGCTGAGGATGATCGCAAAAGAAATTCGTCACGTTGGCCGAATGGCTTCTGTTAACATGGACCCTGCCCTCATGTTCAGGACGCG gaagaagaaatggaggaGTTTGGG GTCCCTCAGCCAGGGTAGTACAAACGCAACTGTGCTAGACGTTGCTCAGACAGGTGGTCACAAAAAGCGGGTACGTCGTAGTTCCTTTCTCAATGCCAAAAAGCTTTACGAAGATGCCCAAATGGCTCGAAAAGTGAAGCAGTACCTGTCCAATTTGGAGCTAGAAATGGATGAGGAGAGCCTTCAGACGTTATCCCTGCAGTGTGAGCCAGCAACCAACACAT TGCCTAAGAATCCTGGTGACAAAAAGCCTGTCAAAACCGAGACCTCCCCGGTGGCTCCGAGGGCGGGGTCTCAGCAGAAAGCACAGGCTCAGTCGCAGCCCCAGCAGCCGCAGCCCGCTCACAAGGCCGGCCAAGGGCTGCAGGTCCCTGCCGTGTCACTCTACCCTTCACGAAAGAAAGTGCCCGTGAAGGACCTCCCGCCCTTCG gCATAAACTCTCCACAAGCTTTgaagaaaattctttctttgtctgaagAAGGCAGTCTGGAGCGGCACAAGAAACAAGCAGAAGATACGATATCAAACGCGTCTTCGCAgctttcttctcctcccacttctcCACAAAGTTCTCCGAGGAAAG GCTATACTTTGGCTCCCAGTGGTACTGTGGATAATTTTTCAGATTCTGGTCACAGTGAAATTTCTTCACGATCCAGTATCGTCAGCAATTCCTCCTTTGACTCAGTTCCGGTCTCGCTGCATGACGAGAGGCGCCAGAGGCATTCTGTCAGCATCGTGGAGACAAACCTCGGCGTGGGCAGGATGGAGAGGAGGACCGTGATCGAGCCGGATCAGTACAGCTTAGG GTCCTACGGACCAATGTCTGAGAGTCGGGGTTTATATGCTACAGCGACCGTAATTTCTTCTCCAAGCACAGAGGAGCTTTCCCAGGACCAAGGGGATCGCGCTTCGCTCGATGCTGCGGACAGTGGCCGTGGGAGCTGGACCTCGTGCTCAAGTGGTTCCCATGATAATATACAGACCATCCAGCACCAGAGGAGCTGGGAAACACTTCCATTCGGGCACACTCACTTCGATTATTCAGGGGATCCTGCAAGTGTCTGGGCCTCAAGCAGCCATATGGACCAATTCATGTTTTCTGACCATAGCACAAAGTATAACAGGCAAAATCAAAGTAGGGAGAGTCTTGAACAAGCCCAATCCCGGGCAAGCTGGGCGTCTTCCACTGGCTACTGGGGAGAAGACTCAGAAGGTGACACAGGCACAATAAAGCGAAGGGGTGGCAAAGATGTTTCCATTGAAGCTGAAAGCAGCATGCCATCTGTGACCACAGAAGAAACCAAGCCTGTTCCCATGCCTGCCCACATAGCTGTGACATCAACTACTGCAAAGGGACTTATCG CTCGAAAGGAGGGCAGGTACCGAgagcccccgcccacccctcccgGCTACATCGGCATCCCCATCACTGACTTCCCGGAAGGGCATTCCCATCCGACCAGGAAACCTCCGGACTACAACGTGGCGCTGCAGAGATCTCGGATGATTGCCCGGCCCTCGGACGCCGCCGGGCCTTCCccgccgcagcagcagcagcagcagccgccgccgccgccgcacaCGCATGCCGCAGGGGGACGGCCGGTGAACAAGCCGCAGTGGCACAAGCCCAATGAGTGCGACCCGCGCCTCGGCCCCTATCAGTCTCAAGGGTTTTCCACCGAGGAGGACG AGGATGAACAAGTATCTGCTGTTTGA